A portion of the Sabethes cyaneus chromosome 3, idSabCyanKW18_F2, whole genome shotgun sequence genome contains these proteins:
- the LOC128743512 gene encoding proteasome maturation protein, with product MEASIKVAPQMPSSFKEFTGHNAPLDESCTAQLQTVHPLKHSEQNYAQHRQNLNLQMLRNREGLAAPLKLTMELKSMTRVGHLPFLPSTNVGRDVLTGRDELIEFGDIFNVEENSEFLRQPHAVMEKKLGIL from the exons atg GAGGCTTCCATAAAAGTTGCACCGCAGATGCCCTCCAGTTTCAAGGAATTTACCGGCCACAACGCTCCTCTCGATGAAAGCTGCACCGCTCAATTGCAGACGGTTCATCCACTGAAACATTCAGAGCAGAAT TATGCTCAACACCGACAAAATCTTAATCTGCAAATGCTTCGCAATCGTGAAGGCTTAGCTGCACCGCTAAAGCTTACGATGGAGCTGAAATCTATGACACGAGTGGGTCACTTGCCTTTTTTGCCGTCCACCAATGTTGGCCGTGATGTGCTGACCGGACGCGACGAGCTGATCGAGTTTGGTGATATCTTCAATGTGgaggaaaattccgaatttctTCGTCAGCCGCACGCTGTAATGGAGAAGAAACTCGGAATCCTGTAA
- the LOC128743122 gene encoding 2-oxo-4-hydroxy-4-carboxy-5-ureidoimidazoline decarboxylase-like, whose product MRTKLSLDQLNALTPAEFHKTFENVVECWPEAAIFCSAMTPFKNFESMITIFENYLQRLSNDNKLRILRLHPDLAGKLLDTQQLTEESSYEQSCVGLDKLAPADKQRLTKMNDEYKQKFGFPFVICVREASKFEAIINGVGARINNNPDIELDIAMNEVKKICRLRILQLVNNL is encoded by the exons AT GAGGACAAAACTTTCGTTAGACCAGCTCAACGCACTCACACCGGCGGAATTTCATAAAACTTTCGAAAATGTTGTCGAATGTTGGCCTGAGGCGGCGATTTTCTGTTCAGCAATGACTCCGTTCAAAAATTTCGAGTCGATGattacaattttcgaaaattatctgCAGAGATTAAGCAACGATAATAAGCTACGGATTCTACGTCTGCATCCAGATCTAGCAGGAAAATTACTTGATACACAGCAACTTACAGAGGAGTCTAGCTACGAGCAATCATGTGTTGGTTTGGACAAACTGGCACCGGCAGATAAGCAGCGCTTGACCAAGATGAATGATGA GTACAAGCAAAAATTTGGATTCCCTTTTGTGATTTGCGTGCGAGAAGCTTCTAAATTTGAGGCAATAATAAATGGTGTAGGTGCAAGAATCAATAATAATCCAGATATTGAGCTTGACATTGCAATGAATGAGGTGAAAAAGATTTGCCGGTTAAGGATATTGCAACTAGTGAATAATTTATGA